From one Neofelis nebulosa isolate mNeoNeb1 chromosome 4, mNeoNeb1.pri, whole genome shotgun sequence genomic stretch:
- the LEP gene encoding leptin isoform X1, producing MLCGPLCRFLWLWPYLSYVEAVPIRKVQDDTKTLIKTIVTRINDISHTSVSSKQRVAGLDFIPGLHPVLSLSKMDQTLAIYQQILTGLPSRNVVQISNDLENLRDLLHLLASSKNCPLPWARGLETLESLGGALEASLYSTEVVALSRLQASLQDMLWRLDLSPGC from the exons ATGCTTTGTGGACCCTTGTGCCGATTCCTGTGGCTATGGCCCTATCTGTCCTATGTTGAAGCTGTGCCAATCCGAAAAGTCCAGGATGACACCAAAACCCTCATCAAGACGATTGTCACCAGGATCAATGACATTTCACACACG TCTGTCTCCTCCAAACAGAGAGTCGCTGGTCTTGACTTCATTCCTGGGCTCCACCCTGTCCTGAGTTTGTCCAAGATGGACCAGACATTGGCCATCTACCAACAGATCCTCACCGGTCTGCCTTCTAGAAACGTGGTCCAAATATCTAATGACCTAGAGAACCTCCGGGACCTTCTCCACCTGCTGGCTTCCTCCAAGAACTGTCCCTTGCCCTGGGCCAGGGGCCTGGAGACCCTTGAGAGCCTGGGCGGTGCCCTGGAAGCCTCACTCTACTCCACGGAGGTGGTGGCCCTGAGCAGGCTGCAGGCTTCTCTACAGGACATGCTTTGGCGGCTGGACCTCAGCCCTGGGTGCTGA
- the LEP gene encoding leptin isoform X2 has protein sequence MLCGPLCRFLWLWPYLSYVEAVPIRKVQDDTKTLIKTIVTRINDISHTQSVSSKQRVAGLDFIPGLHPVLSLSKMDQTLAIYQQILTGLPSRNVVQISNDLENLRDLLHLLASSKNCPLPWARGLETLESLGGALEASLYSTEVVALSRLQASLQDMLWRLDLSPGC, from the exons ATGCTTTGTGGACCCTTGTGCCGATTCCTGTGGCTATGGCCCTATCTGTCCTATGTTGAAGCTGTGCCAATCCGAAAAGTCCAGGATGACACCAAAACCCTCATCAAGACGATTGTCACCAGGATCAATGACATTTCACACACG CAGTCTGTCTCCTCCAAACAGAGAGTCGCTGGTCTTGACTTCATTCCTGGGCTCCACCCTGTCCTGAGTTTGTCCAAGATGGACCAGACATTGGCCATCTACCAACAGATCCTCACCGGTCTGCCTTCTAGAAACGTGGTCCAAATATCTAATGACCTAGAGAACCTCCGGGACCTTCTCCACCTGCTGGCTTCCTCCAAGAACTGTCCCTTGCCCTGGGCCAGGGGCCTGGAGACCCTTGAGAGCCTGGGCGGTGCCCTGGAAGCCTCACTCTACTCCACGGAGGTGGTGGCCCTGAGCAGGCTGCAGGCTTCTCTACAGGACATGCTTTGGCGGCTGGACCTCAGCCCTGGGTGCTGA